A window of Hemibagrus wyckioides isolate EC202008001 linkage group LG03, SWU_Hwy_1.0, whole genome shotgun sequence contains these coding sequences:
- the LOC131349342 gene encoding ladderlectin-like produces MSNHIKIKSGFCPHGWIKYNSRCFRLMRSSLSWLNAEAQCVAEQSRLASVHSIGEHKFLQNLLEMAGLSYAWIGAYNFQGSWLWADTARFYYSNWYSQSSVSSYPCAGMRNNVGWSNTNCRSGYPYICAIDLNTCYRT; encoded by the exons ATGTCTAATCacataaaaa TTAAGTCAGGCTTCTGTCCGCATGGATGGATTAAATATAATTCACGTTGCTTTCGACTCATGAGGTCAAGTCTGTCCTGGCTTAATGCTGAG GCACAGTGTGTAGCTGAACAGTCACGACTGGCATCTGTACACAGTATTGGGGAACATAAATTCCTGCAGAATTTGCTGGAAATGGCTGGTCTATCATACGCTTGGATTGGTGCTTACAACTTCCAG GGATCATGGCTGTGGGCTGACACAGCTCGGTTCTACTACAGTAACTGGTACTCACAAAGCAGTGTGTCCAGCTACCCATGTGCTGGCATGAGGAACAATG TTGGCTGGTCTAACACTAACTGTAGAAGTGGATATCCATACATCTGTGCTATTGACCTAAATACATGTTACAGGACATAG